From the genome of Asterias rubens chromosome 13, eAstRub1.3, whole genome shotgun sequence:
TAAGGACGTCATAGTACCTAACCGCATGGTGACGcagaaatctagccatagccgtagctttagccgccaattcggacttGGCAAAACGTACAACCGCAGCCATTTTGTAGATCTTGGCAGAGAAGTCAGTAAGATTAAAGCAAAAAGGGATAACTGATCGagctaaaaataaacaatgtgCATCAACAATTTAAGAAAACTTAAACACTCACCTACAAATTGTCGGTTTCTCATTTTAACTCCGATGGCTGCTCCATCATACTCATCACCTCCCTCTGATATGACGTCATGAAGACCCAAGGCATACAATACCACTGCGTCGTAAAGCGTACCCGCGTGGACATCAACCTAACAACCAAAGTTTCAAATCGTTTTAACGTAATCCAGCACAACCTGAAAACCATTttcattgaaatcaaattcagtcAAGAAATACTACAATGGTCAGTGGTTactcccccccccttttttatttttttttattttactttattagACTTggctcaagtcccaatccccaACCTGGACCACGTTTTGACGGCGAGCACGCACTGCTATACGGCTTGTTTGCTAGAAGTGCAGTTGGCGCGAtgtagggacctctcacacgagaacgggacttgattcaagtctagGGTTTATATAAAGAGTCAACCACTTTGAGCCACCGTAACGCTTTACATTTTCACAGCCTAACCAAAGCCCAACAAGCAAAACTCCAACTTTTAacggcactggatactattggtaattgctcaaaataatttttagcataaaaaaatacttgttagcGACCTatagagagaggttggtagtataaaacattgtgataaacggctccctgtgcaataacgtcgttttcgagaaagaagttatttctcacaaaaaaataattgaatttgattttgaggtctcgaattcaagaatctgaaagcacacaacttcgtgtgacaaggtttttttctcttccattaatatctcgcaacttcaacgaccaattaagttccaattttcacaggtttgttatttttgtgcatatgttaaggtacatcaagtgagaagactggtctatgacaattaccgaaggtgtccagtgtctgtaagccTAAACGAGTCACAACCAGTACAACTAAACCCAACCAAACCGAACCGAGCCCAATATTGTTATAGGCCAAACAAGTACAACAAGCCCTATCTAAGCGCAGCCTAAACGCATCACAACAAGCCCAAGTAAGCGCAACAAAGCCTAACTATTGGCCCAACCAGTGTACAGTACAGCTATAAAAAAACCGAGCCCAACTTGTATAGCCCAAACAAGCACAACAATCTCTATCtaagcctaaagcccggttcatacttacttcctgcgaatgcgattgcgatacgaatgttgacgtcacaaattcgcaacgaaaaatTCGCAGCAAGGCCACTccgctcaactcacttgcgattatcgctgcgaaaggagggttgtgacgtcaaattcacgtcaaattcgcttcgcattcgcactcgcatgaagtatgaaccggccttTACGAATCATAATAAGCCCACAAGTAAGCCCAAGTAAGACCGAACCAATCCCAGCCGAGCCCAACCAAGTGGGACGTCTCCCCATCTGAACTAATGAACCGAACACGGGGAAACGATTGAGCAGATGCTGGAACACGTTTCCgtttggggtcgccaaaactcGGCTTTGGTTAAATACGAGCTTCCCCTAAATCGAATTTGGCTATTCTATACAAATATTAGATATGATGTCCCATCAATAAAATTAAACCGAGATGCTTTATCGACTATAAAATGCCACATTTCACCGAGTGCATTGTATTCTGCACGAACAACATactttcaatgtttgttttatttaactcACACGTCTGTAGATCATTGTCATTCGAGGTTTTTTTCAcgataaacacaaaatatacgCTAATAATTCGTTCACCTCATAAAACTAAACTATTTCTTCAACGATGACGACTTCGTGTAACAAACGGGCGGGGAATGATTTTTTTGAGAACGATGCTGTGATGCCTCACATTTTTCAGTATTGGACGTGCGCCCTATCGAATATACACTTCAGTGGTTCGATGCAGTAAATACATGGCAAAATAATGGATGACACGCCCCAGGGCGCGTGCTCTCGTAAAGTTTTAGTTTGCAGTCCACTCTAATCGATTGTAAAGCAGTGACAACTGCAAATGAttttatagtaataataataatataggttttctcggtcaaattcggcaagtgagcagtcaatttaatttgcatgcgttcgaattaaagctgatTTActtttccagttgttactgcgtttcaaattcagaattcggccattcaatttcgttttgggtcgagtcaaattccttaagcactctgttcaatttagcgtagcgtcattctttttcgtgacacacacgcctcaagaagcgtctgcgaatttgaatgctgctttgatgaactgttaaattgaatgattattttgttaattcgaatgacgcaacattacattttgactTATCCCACAACGAAATCGAAcgacccttttgagtagcattcgattttgcgcgaaatagaatggcttggtggttaaattggctgctcttttgccgaaattgaccgagaaaacaaaacacaacacaaaaaaaaacagacacaacaaaattagtcaatgaaaacctgtgacataagataagttttgagaagagacttgaattttgcggtacaaagacaagatcgaagattaagtggtagagagttccagatgcgtggcgcaactgaaaaaaaagacctgtcaccccatgagtgtcgagacttgggtttaATGAATTTTGTCCTAGTTTCAATCGAAAAAGTTAATTTCAGTCTAAAACCGAGAGTGTTTCATCAATCAAATAACAAGGATGACTGTGTGGGTATAATATGACAACGTAAGTAAATTGCATTTACCTCTTCATCTTTTAACATTGGTCGGTTGAACGGCTCCATCCCCGTCTGCTCACGCACCCGCTCTGCGAAGGCATCATACCGATCGCCCTCTGGCGTCTTAATGTGGACATTCAATATACCATTGAACGCCCGTATAGCTTCTTCGTCTCTCCCATCTCCTTCCATCCATGTATTAGCACTCAGGTGGGCGTCCTCCAGTATGTCCACACAGATGAAAGCGTAACCTCCTTCTGTCATACCGATGTCGTACGCGTTCAGCATCAGGTCCCGGATGTCAGCTCCGTAGCCGAAGAGAAGCATTACTGCAACAAATATACATTAATATCAAGAGGGCACAGTATAcgtttaatataggttttctcggtcaaattcggcataatgagcagtcaatttcattttcatgcgttcgaattaaaggtgttttgcctctccagttgtttcaaattcagaattcggccattcaatttcgttttgagtcaagtctaatTCCTTTatcactctgttcaatttagcgtatcgtctttctttttcgtgacacacatgcctcaagaagcgtctgcgaattagAATGCTGTTTTGATGTAttgaattattgttttgttaaatcgaatgacgcaacgtAAAATTTTACTAATGATCAAActaaatcgaatgaccctttttagtagcattcgatttcgcgcgaaatagaatagcttgatggttaaattggctgctcattttccgaaattgaccgagaaaacctataacaTAAACGTATTTATATGTAGCTTACACCCGAATATTGAACAAACTCGCTCCTCTAGCCTTGGTATTTACACTTAACTCAATCATTCCGTTTCAGTCTTAATTATaaaaaagtttgtacacagttctccATAATAATGGGGTGATATAGTCTCCGCCGGGGGACCAGGCGAATCTCATGCTTACTGGGCTATCTAGATAGCCCAACTGGGCTATCTAGATAGCCCTATCTTGTTGGTCTCCCTAGTCTTGTTAAAACTATGTTTTCCCAAAAAGTGATTGGTCAAGCCCCTGCCAAGCCTCTCGGTAACACGGTGAAAGCGGGGCttgttttttgtggttttttctgtgtggttttttgtggtttttattattattattattattattattattattattattttttttggggggggggggtcgaaaCCGTagactaaataaaataaacgtgGTGCCACCCCATAAAACTTCGTGCGCCAAGTGAGATCCCGGATTCGTAtaactttcattttaaaaaagcaAATCCCATTAACTTTGACTTTCagacattatttcaaaatgctTACTTCTTGACAAGTCTTTAGCCGCCTTCACGATCTCCAGTTTTGAAAAAGTTTCCCTTCCGTGGATGTTTTCGTTCCCCGGATTAAATGTCACAAAACCAGCTACGGAAATTCCGTTTGCCTCCAAGTTCAACTTCACAGAAAAGGAAGCGGTCTGCCACACGCTCTCACTGGATGTGAAAATATACGCTCGTGTCCAGCCATAATGCTGCATGACTTTGGAGAACAATGGCGCCATTTTATTATACGGACCAACAGTCCTGGCCAGGGTGTTGTACGTGTCTTTGCTTGAGAGGTGTATACTAGAGCAACCCCATGATACCATAGGGAGGTTCCACGCCGAAGCAAGTAATCCTGATGGTTCACAAACTTCATCGCAACCGCCACCGATGAACCCGTGGAGTTTCCGAACCGTCAGGAACAGGTCCACCGTCTCGTGGAGTCCGACTTTCCCAACGCATTCCGTGTCGTTCCAAACGAAGGACAGATTGCGTCCGGGTAGGAGCGTATCGTTGTTATTGATGACCTCTACAGCTATGGTCATCGCACCGGCGATGTACCTACCGATAGGTCGTTCCCCACTGAAGGGTAACAGAAGTCCGAGGACTATATCCTCGTCCCCGTTGGACTTCAAGACACTCACGAGTATTGTTATTGCCAATGATAAAAGTGCTGCGGTTTTGAGATTCATTTTTACTACTGTAAAGTATGTTCGAAAAATGTAAAGATCTAATCGCAAGTTTGATTTGAAGTCGATATTCACATTCGCAATTTATAGTGCTCTCACAATTAGCTATCATACAATAAGACTACCATGTTAGACGTTGAAAGTATCTCGTCGCAAATGCGTTTAGATCGTGCATAAATTACCGTGTGTATTGTGTTGAGTACAATTGCTCAAACTGAGTTATACCCAATGTGGACTGGCGTCCTGTCAATGGGAATTAACGTGAGTATAATTCATGTTCACTTGAGTATAATGTATGTTGCTCCATGGTATGACGTTGTTGGTACCACCACTCCAAAAGCAACCTCAGATGCCGTTGAACGGCAGccattataaaaaaagaaaccaTCCATCACAACTTCTTAGAAACAATCCACACAGATATACTGGCAATTAGGCGACACTAAAACCAAAGTCTCGCTTCGCAAACACAGTCGCTCTTTGCTCATTCAAAGCTACAATGTAGTATTCCGCTAGACTCTTGATATTGATGTAGTATGCAGCTTTGCGTGTGCTGTACTGTTGTTCATCCTAAAACTATCACTTCTTTCCTTGAAACTTCAGATATACATCTCCTTCAGATTTAAGTTTTCCGTTCTTGTCTTTTCCATGTCAAACACAACGTGAGTATCCTGCACcatggaaataaacaaaacaaacattttagtgtatatgcatattatattttttaacatttgttCTGCATTCTTTCTATATGAAACTGCGAGAGATTGAGggcaaaatctttttttttaatagaataaAAGCTTGAAATGTTCGGCAAACCATGGTAGGGCCCTGATAATGTTTGA
Proteins encoded in this window:
- the LOC117298650 gene encoding atrial natriuretic peptide receptor 3-like, with the translated sequence MNLKTAALLSLAITILVSVLKSNGDEDIVLGLLLPFSGERPIGRYIAGAMTIAVEVINNNDTLLPGRNLSFVWNDTECVGKVGLHETVDLFLTVRKLHGFIGGGCDEVCEPSGLLASAWNLPMVSWGCSSIHLSSKDTYNTLARTVGPYNKMAPLFSKVMQHYGWTRAYIFTSSESVWQTASFSVKLNLEANGISVAGFVTFNPGNENIHGRETFSKLEIVKAAKDLSRIMLLFGYGADIRDLMLNAYDIGMTEGGYAFICVDILEDAHLSANTWMEGDGRDEEAIRAFNGILNVHIKTPEGDRYDAFAERVREQTGMEPFNRPMLKDEEVDVHAGTLYDAVVLYALGLHDVISEGGDEYDGAAIGVKMRNRQFVGIDNYVTIDDSGDRDPDYALQDFHDSRFEDFVHYDHITKELTFTPNFLPTWPGGETTPPKGEPDCGWDEEHCQSNTETIIIIISCCVFTLAVAGSSVVVFFYR